The following coding sequences lie in one Scatophagus argus isolate fScaArg1 chromosome 9, fScaArg1.pri, whole genome shotgun sequence genomic window:
- the cmtm6 gene encoding CKLF-like MARVEL transmembrane domain-containing protein 6, with protein sequence MDTTEVYSPTTAPNPKSSCFIIPSENLEMSRFVIKVFELVLSFMAFILEEVISSCASCSALYFFEFVSCTAFLFTLLLLILLSTPLHTRVGISCWPSLDFVYTCGIALLFFVASIIFASDNSSTTMERSAVAFGFLATVMFVVDVILFVKNRGFPFKKDRMPESSNGGPVAVKAEPEMEKLNVPDSGAQ encoded by the exons ATGGACACCACTGAAGTTTACTCCCCGACAACGGCGCCCAACCCCAAGTCGTCCTGCTTCATCATCCCATCAGAGAATCTGGAGATGAGCCGTTTTGTGATCAAAGTGTTTGAACTG GTGCTGTCCTTCATGGCCTTCATCCTGGAGGAGGTGATCTCCAGCTGCGCCAGCTGCTCCGCTCTCTACTTCTTTGAGTTTGTCAGCTGCACAGCCTTCctcttcaccctgctgctcctcatcctcctctccaccccGCTGCACACGAGGGTGGGCATCAGCTGCTGGCCCAGCCTG GACTTTGTGTACACTTGTGGCATCGCTCTGTTGTTCTTCGTCGCCTCCATCATTTTTGCATCAGACAACAGCAGTACAACTATGGAGAGAAGTGCTGTG gcatTCGGCTTCCTGGCGACGGTGATGTTTGTTGTGGAcgtcattttgtttgtgaagaaCCGAGGATTTCCCTTTAAGAAAGACAGGATGCCAGAGTCCAGTAATGGTGGCCCAGTGGCGGTGAAGGCTGAAccagagatggagaagctcAACGTGCCGGACAGCGGGGCACAATAA
- the LOC124064746 gene encoding uncharacterized protein LOC124064746 gives MPWRCCVPGCKGYNEAKSMGVVFHGLPTRDPQRCRTWLKAIQNPRLDENTPVSKYSGVRVCSLHFKPDDYEEDFRARILNTAPKPMLKSGAVPSVFPGRQRGEAGSSGSASPAAKRGRTQVICGAAGTSSQPPPPPPPPPAEAAGASQESFCVVVSLDPLDHSFPSEPGLSSVVTSEESDEDMDEDCTVVYNRNLMELFRMCQTCGQPVVDKQVFHSGAQMRVKWSCRGGHSGTWKSSPHLRDVLP, from the exons ATGCCGTGGAGGTGTTGTGTTCCGGGTTGTAAGGGTTACAACGAGGCCAAGTCGATGGGGGTCGTGTTTCATGGTCTGCCGACCAGAGACCCGCAGCGCTGCAGGACGTGGCTGAAAGCCATACAGAACCCCCGATTAGACGAGAACACGCCGGTCTCCAAGTACAGCGGCGTGCGGGTGTGCAGCCTGCACTTCAAACCCGACGACTACGAGGAGGACTTCCGAGCCAGAATACTCAACACTGCGCCCAAGCCGATGCTGAAGAGCGGCGCTGTGCCGTCAGTGTTCCCCGGGAGACAGCGCGGAGAGGCCGGCAGCTCCGGCTCGGCCTCGCCGGCTGCCAAGAGAGGAAGAACGCAG GTGATCTGTGGAGCTGCAGGCACCTCCTCCcagccgcctcctcctcctcctcctcctcccgctgAGGCAGCAGGAGCATCACAGGAAAGCTTCTGCGTCGTGGTGTCGCTCGACCCTCTGGACCACAGCTTCCCCTCAGAACCAGGGCTCAGCTCCGTTGTGACCTCTGAGGAGTCCGATGAGGACATGGACgaggactgcactgtggtttACAACCGCAACCTCATGGAGCTGTTCAGGATGTGTCAGACATGTGGGCAGCCTGTAGTGGACAAGCAGGTTTTCCACTCGGGTGCGCAGATGAGGGTGAAGTGGAGCTGTCGTGGTGGACACTCTGGAACGTGGAAGTCCTCGCCTCACCTCAGAGACGTGCTTCCATGA